In one Sphingomonas sanguinis genomic region, the following are encoded:
- a CDS encoding Hsp70 family protein, whose protein sequence is MTDTPPRSLGIDFGTTNSVVARADGGESHLVPLKAPKGEDPVFRSALCFWEDDGIEVEAGPWAIAEYLDFPGGSRFIQSFKSVAASPVFEHATVFDKRYRFEELGRAFLDRMAARSGGALDGRATRIVVGRPVEYAGHRPDEALARQRYDAMFARLGAEIHYVYEPLGAAFSYASRITEPATVLVADFGGGTSDFSVVRIAAPGADRRCEPLGHAGVGIAGDRFDQKLIDHLVLPLLGAGGKYRSFDKVLEIPRGYFADFGDWSRLALMRNRKTLAELEKLRRAALDPDAIGRMIAIIEEEQGYRLYDAVGRVKRDLSAAEEAKFRFEGGGLSIQADVARKDFESWIAPDLARIEQAVDRALTAAATEAGAIDRVFLTGGTSLMPAIRRMFELRFGGEKIATGGELTSIAHGLALIGEQADIGSWAV, encoded by the coding sequence ATGACCGACACTCCGCCCCGCAGCCTCGGTATCGACTTCGGCACCACCAATTCGGTCGTCGCCCGCGCCGACGGGGGCGAATCGCATCTCGTCCCCCTCAAGGCACCGAAGGGCGAAGACCCCGTCTTCCGTTCGGCCCTGTGCTTCTGGGAGGATGACGGGATCGAGGTCGAGGCGGGGCCATGGGCCATCGCCGAATATCTCGACTTTCCGGGCGGCAGCCGGTTCATCCAGTCGTTCAAGTCGGTCGCCGCCTCGCCCGTCTTCGAGCACGCGACCGTGTTCGACAAACGCTATCGCTTCGAGGAACTGGGTCGCGCCTTTCTGGACCGGATGGCGGCACGCAGCGGCGGTGCGCTCGACGGCAGGGCGACACGGATCGTCGTCGGGCGACCGGTCGAATATGCCGGGCACCGGCCCGACGAGGCCTTGGCCCGCCAGCGTTACGACGCGATGTTCGCGCGGCTCGGGGCCGAAATCCATTATGTCTATGAACCGCTGGGCGCGGCATTCAGCTATGCTTCGCGGATCACCGAGCCTGCCACCGTGCTGGTCGCCGATTTCGGCGGCGGCACCAGCGACTTTTCGGTCGTGCGTATCGCCGCCCCCGGCGCGGATCGGCGGTGCGAGCCGCTGGGCCATGCCGGTGTCGGGATCGCGGGCGACCGGTTCGACCAGAAGCTGATCGACCATCTGGTCCTGCCGCTGCTGGGCGCAGGCGGAAAATATCGCTCGTTCGACAAGGTCCTGGAAATTCCGCGCGGTTATTTCGCCGATTTCGGCGACTGGTCGCGGCTGGCGCTGATGCGCAATCGCAAGACGCTGGCGGAACTGGAAAAGCTGCGCCGCGCCGCGCTCGACCCCGACGCCATCGGACGGATGATCGCAATCATCGAGGAGGAGCAGGGATACCGCCTCTACGATGCGGTCGGCCGGGTGAAGCGCGACCTGTCGGCGGCGGAGGAGGCGAAGTTCCGCTTCGAGGGCGGCGGCCTGTCGATCCAGGCGGATGTGGCCCGCAAGGATTTCGAGAGCTGGATCGCGCCCGACCTGGCGCGGATCGAGCAGGCGGTCGACCGGGCACTGACCGCCGCCGCGACCGAGGCGGGCGCGATCGACCGGGTTTTCCTGACCGGCGGCACCTCGCTGATGCCCGCGATCCGGCGAATGTTCGAGCTGCGCTTCGGGGGCGAGAAGATCGCAACCGGGGGGGAACTGACTTCGATCGCGCATGGCCTGGCGTTGATCGGGGAGCAGGCGGATATCGGGTCTTGGGCGGTGTAA